A region from the Corallococcus silvisoli genome encodes:
- a CDS encoding ABC transporter ATP-binding protein, with translation MSDASREPAPKLTLEVRDLHKSFGGQAALRGVDLVVPEGTTCVLMGVSGSGKTVLMKHIMGLMRPDRGVVLVEGDEVAKMDEPSLNQMRRKLGILFQANALFDSLNVYDNVAFPLRERTKMPEPEITKTVNETLAKVGLSHAATRFPGELSGGMQKRVGFARATILQPKILLYDDPTAGLDPLTTAAVNEIITTGKQQLGATSLVITPDVASAFGMADHLALMHEGRVVEYGPPDHFRQSQHPEVKAFLRNWLRRRSAQAPT, from the coding sequence ATGAGTGACGCGAGCCGTGAGCCGGCGCCGAAGCTGACCCTGGAGGTGCGGGACCTGCACAAGTCGTTTGGTGGGCAGGCCGCGCTGCGGGGCGTGGACCTGGTGGTGCCGGAGGGGACGACCTGCGTGCTGATGGGGGTGTCCGGTTCAGGCAAGACGGTGCTGATGAAGCACATCATGGGCCTGATGCGGCCGGACCGGGGCGTGGTGCTGGTGGAGGGCGACGAGGTGGCGAAGATGGATGAGCCGTCGCTCAACCAGATGCGCCGCAAGCTGGGCATCCTCTTCCAGGCCAACGCGCTCTTCGACTCGCTCAACGTCTACGACAACGTGGCGTTCCCGCTGCGTGAGCGCACGAAGATGCCCGAGCCCGAAATCACGAAGACGGTGAACGAGACGCTGGCGAAGGTGGGCCTGTCGCACGCGGCCACGCGCTTCCCGGGCGAGCTCTCCGGCGGCATGCAGAAGCGCGTGGGCTTCGCGCGCGCCACCATCCTCCAGCCGAAGATCCTGCTCTACGACGACCCCACGGCGGGCCTGGATCCGCTCACCACGGCGGCGGTGAATGAAATCATCACCACGGGCAAGCAGCAGCTGGGCGCCACGTCGCTGGTGATTACACCGGACGTGGCCTCCGCGTTCGGCATGGCGGACCACCTGGCGCTGATGCACGAGGGCCGTGTCGTCGAGTACGGCCCGCCGGACCACTTCCGGCAGTCGCAGCATCCGGAGGTGAAGGCGTTCCTGCGCAATTGGTTGCGGCGGCGCTCGGCGCAGGCTCCGACCTGA
- a CDS encoding CPBP family intramembrane glutamic endopeptidase, giving the protein MRGDVAVLLEKAPPRRQALSEAAFVFFAVLGPSTVGRLGLAATVAVGVALLAWGLALLRPWESTRQGAWWGVVGLLVALGGTGAGAWVATDAEVTKGFSLSMAPLVIRALGMCLLVAVLLWRDGQGPAQVGLVREGWARELLLGVPVLAGTYAVHIAVSVPLAAVAVALKLAGKELLARKGVAAALLDTGLGVPAFAAIMVVVTGFEEFVFRGFLVPRLRVVLGGWVPAVLCAAVLFCVGHFYEGTLAVFQTFVMGAWFGVVFWYRGRLLPLMVAHAAFNTISFALMLWLSRSGLLEKLPPL; this is encoded by the coding sequence CTGCGTGGTGATGTCGCCGTGCTGCTGGAGAAGGCGCCGCCGCGGCGCCAGGCGCTGTCGGAAGCGGCGTTCGTGTTCTTCGCCGTGCTGGGCCCCTCGACGGTGGGGCGGCTGGGACTGGCGGCCACGGTGGCGGTCGGGGTGGCGCTCCTGGCCTGGGGGCTGGCCCTGCTGAGGCCCTGGGAGTCCACGCGCCAGGGGGCGTGGTGGGGCGTGGTGGGGCTGCTCGTGGCGTTGGGCGGCACGGGCGCGGGGGCCTGGGTGGCGACGGACGCGGAGGTGACGAAGGGCTTCTCGCTGTCCATGGCGCCGCTGGTCATCCGGGCGCTGGGCATGTGCCTGTTGGTGGCGGTGCTGCTGTGGCGCGATGGGCAGGGGCCCGCGCAGGTGGGGCTGGTGCGCGAGGGTTGGGCGCGGGAGCTGCTGCTGGGCGTGCCGGTGCTCGCGGGCACGTACGCGGTGCACATCGCGGTGTCGGTGCCACTGGCGGCGGTCGCGGTGGCGTTGAAGCTGGCGGGCAAGGAGCTGCTGGCGCGCAAGGGCGTGGCGGCGGCGCTGCTGGACACGGGCCTGGGCGTGCCGGCCTTCGCGGCCATCATGGTGGTGGTGACGGGCTTCGAGGAGTTCGTCTTCCGCGGCTTCCTGGTGCCCCGGCTGCGGGTGGTGCTGGGCGGCTGGGTGCCGGCGGTGCTTTGCGCCGCGGTGCTCTTCTGCGTGGGGCACTTCTACGAGGGCACGCTCGCGGTCTTCCAGACATTCGTGATGGGCGCGTGGTTCGGCGTCGTCTTCTGGTATCGCGGGCGGCTGCTGCCCTTGATGGTCGCGCACGCGGCGTTCAACACCATCAGCTTCGCGCTGATGCTGTGGCTGTCGCGCTCGGGGCTGTTGGAGAAGCTGCCGCCCCTGTGA